A DNA window from Dama dama isolate Ldn47 chromosome 19, ASM3311817v1, whole genome shotgun sequence contains the following coding sequences:
- the P2RY13 gene encoding P2Y purinoceptor 13, with product MNVTVVKDSNGSERCPRDLKTAQLVFPAVYTVVFFTGILLNTLALWVFVHIPSSSTFVVYLKNTLVADLIMTLTLPFKILSDARLGPWQLRAFVCRFSAVIFYDTMYVGITLLGLIAFDRFLKIIRPFGKFFVQKPAFAKGVSTFIWLFLFLLSLPNMILSNKEATPSSVKKCASLKGPLGLKWHEAVNYISQFIFWTVFVLMLLFYTVIAKKVYDSYRKSKSKDSKNNKRLGGKVFVVVAVFFLCFAPFHFSRIPYTHSQTNSKTDCQLQNQLFLAKETTLFLAATNICMDPLIYIFLCKRFTERIPCMKGRQTAAFTQENQTSQSDNITLG from the coding sequence ATGAACGTGACAGTGGTGAAGGACTCCAATGGGTCTGAGCGGTGCCCCAGAGACCTGAAGACCGCACAGCTGGTGTTCCCGGCCGTCTACACCGTTGTTTTCTTCACGGGTATCCTGCTGAACACTTTGGCCCTGTGGGTGTTCGTCCACATTCCCAGCTCCTCCACCTTCGTTGTATACCTCAAGAACACTCTGGTGGCTGACTTGATAATGACGCTCACACTTCCATTTAAAATCCTCTCCGATGCGCGGCTCGGACCCTGGCAGCTCAGAGCCTTCGTGTGTCGTTTTTCTGCTGTTATCTTTTATGATACCATGTACGTGGGCATTACACTGCTGGGGCTCATAGCCTTTGACAGGTTCCTCAAGATCATCAGACCTTTCGGAAAATTCTTCGTACAAAAACCTGCTTTTGCCAAAGGGGTCTCAACCTTCATCTGGCTCTTTCTGTTCCTCCTCTCGCTGCCAAACATGATCTTGAGCAACAAGGAAGCAACACCATCTTCTGTGAAAAAGTGTGCCTCCTTAAAGGGTCCTCTGGGGCTGAAATGGCATGAAGCAGTGAATTACATTTCCCAGTTCATCTTCTGGACTGTTTTTGTCCTAATGCTTCTCTTCTATACGGTCATTGCAAAAAAGGTGTATGATTCTTACAGGAAGTCCAAGAGTAAGGACAGCAAGAACAACAAAAGGCTAGGAGGTAAAGTGTTTGTTGTCGTGGCTGTCTTCTTTCTGTGTTTCGCCCCGTTCCACTTCTCCAGAATCCCATATACTCACAGTCAAACCAACAGTAAGACTGACTGTCAACTGCAAAATCAATTGTTCCTAGCTAAGGAAACAACTCTCTTTCTGGCAGCAACTAACATTTGCATGGATcccttaatatatatattcttatgtaAAAGATTCACGGAGAGGATACCGTGCATGAAAGGGAGACAGACTGCAGCATTCACTCAGGAAAATCAGACAAGTCAGTCGGACAATATAACGCTAGGGTGA
- the P2RY12 gene encoding P2Y purinoceptor 12 has protein sequence MANLSSVAGNSSQCSRDYNITQALFPLLYTVLFLVGLVTNSLAMRVFFQIRSKSNFIIFLKNTVISDLLMILTFPFKILSDTKLGTGPLRAFVCQVTSVVFYFTMYISISFLGLITIDRYQKTTRPFKTANPNNLLGAKVLSVVIWAFMFLISLPNMILTNRRPSDKTVKKCSFLKSEFGLVWHEIVNYVCQVIFWINFLIVIVCYTLITKELYKSYVRTRGAGKVPKKKVNIKVFIIIAVFFICFVPFHFARIPYTLSQTRDVFDCAAENTLFYVKESTLWLTSLNACLDPFIYFFLCKSFKNSLMSMLRCSGSASSPTHDKRKKGQDGSDPSEETPM, from the coding sequence ATGGCCAACCTCAGCTCCGTGGCGGGGAACAGCAGCCAGTGCAGCCGAGACTACAACATCACCCAGGCGCTCTTCCCGCTCCTCTACACCGTCCTGTTTCTCGTGGGGCTCGTCACTAACAGCCTGGCCATGAGGGTGTTCTTTCAGATCCGCAGTAAATCCAACTTCATTATTTTCCTTAAGAACACCGTCATCTCCGATCTCCTCATGATTCTGACTTTTCCATTCAAAATCCTCAGCGATACTAAGCTGGGAACAGGACCCCTGAGGGCCTTCGTGTGCCAAGTGACCTCCGTCGTGTTCTATTTCACGATGTACATTAGCATCTCATTCCTGGGGCTAATAACCATCGATCGCTACCAGAAGACCACCAGGCCCTTCAAGACGGCCAACCCCAACAATCTCCTGGGGGCTAAGGTCCTCTCGGTTGTCATCTGGGCGTTCATGTTCTTAATCTCCTTGCCTAACATGATTCTGACCAACAGGAGGCCGAGTGACAAGACTGTGAAGAAATGCTCATTTCTGAAGTCAGAGTTTGGTCTGGTCTGGCATGAAATAGTCAATTATGTCTGTCAAGTCATTTTCTGGATTAATTTTCTCATTGTCATTGTATGCTATACGCTCATTACCAAAGAACTGTACAAGTCATATGTGAGAACAAGGGGCGCTGGCAAAGTCCCCAAGAAAAAGGTCAACATCAAGGTTTTCATCATCATCGCTGtgtttttcatatgttttgttCCGTTCCATTTTGCCCGAATCCCCTACACCCTGAGTCAAACCCGGGATGTCTTTGACTGCGCAGCTGAGAATACTCTGTTCTACGTGAAAGAGAGCACACTCTGGCTGACGTCCTTAAACGCGTGCCTGGATCCATTCATCTACTTTTTCCTTTGCAAATCCTTCAAAAATTCCTTGATGAGTATGCTGAGATGTTCCGGTTCTGCATCATCTCCAACCCATGATAAGAGGAAAAAAGGACAGGACGGCAGTGACCCAAGTGAAGAGACACCAATGTAA